Part of the Musa acuminata AAA Group cultivar baxijiao chromosome BXJ2-7, Cavendish_Baxijiao_AAA, whole genome shotgun sequence genome is shown below.
gaaTCTGGTTCTACGGTGCGTGCGTTGGGAGGAGCTCCATGTCGTGTATCAATGGCGAATTGTTGGTCCATGTAGGTACCGCTGGTGTGTGGAGAATCAGAGCCATTCATGAAGCCGGAGGCTGGCAGGATCGGACCACAGTAGAGGACATGGATTTGGCTGTCAGAGCAGGTCTCGCAGGCTGGAAGTTCGTGTACCTCGGCGACGTCAAGGTGATTCTTCTGACGGTACTGTTCTCAAGTGTGGGTGCATGTTCTCCGTTGCTGATTGTCTTCCCTGCCGTACAGGTCAACAGTGAGCTACCGAGCACCTTCAAAGCTTACCGATATCAGCAGCATCGTTGGTCTTGTGGCCCGGCGAATCTGTTTCGGAAGATGTTCTTGAAAGTGCTGATGGCTGAGGTCAGTGGAAATCTTACTCGAACGAAAGAGAGATCATCAGATGCTTCATTGCCAAACTTTAAGCTCGTCGATCTCATGCAGGGAGTTGCGATGTCGATGAAGTTCTATGTGATCTACAACTTCTTCGTGGCCCGAAGGATCGTCTCCCACTTCGTCACCTTCTCGTTCTACTGTGTCGTAATCCCTCTCTCCGTCTTCTTCCCCGAAGTCATAATCCCCAAGTGGGGCCTCATGTACGTTCCCACAGCCATCACCATCATCAATGCAGTAGCAACACCGAGGTCAGCAAGTACCCCAAACTCAGCTTCCTCCATCTGATATGTAGATATCTCAACCTGTATATACTCCGTTGCAGTTCCGTTCATCTCGTAATCTTCTGGGTGTTGTTCGAGAACGTCATGTCCTTGCACCGATGCAAAGCTGTTCTCATCGGATTGCTGGAAACAGGGAGAGTGAACGAATGGATAGTGACTGAGAAGCTGGGAGACACGTTGAAGACCAAAACCAACACTTGTGCCACCAAGAGATTCCGGTTCAAGATCAAGGAGAGGTAATCCACTCGATGATTCATGAACTCGTTCCTGATGTTGTCGGATTAAGCTTGGTTTCATCTCTGCAGATTCAATCTCCTGGAGATCATGGTTGGCATATATCTGCTCGTATGCGCATGCTATGATTACGTGTATCGGGATGACCTCTACTGCATCTTCATCTTCCCACAGTCTCTTGCATTCATGATAATGGGGTTCGGATACATTGGAACCATCATTCCTGGAGACAAATAAGACAAGTTGATTCCGATTCATTTGCCAAGAAGAATTACTTGGCCATCGTTCcactgagttgaagcagcatgcaagagagaaaaagaagaagcagcagcgacGTATGACCTGCTTCATCACAGCAAAGATTTATGCCCAAGTCTTCATGAATAAAAGAGCACCCATCAACCCCCAACTGTATCTGTCTCTTTCCATTATTGTAGCAAGTTTTTTGTTACATCTAGTAATAATAATCATGCAGTGGGCGCAGAATTGCTTGTAGAGTACGTAAATGTTGTTTTCGACCATAGCCAACTTGTTCTTTGGGTGCGAGCAGGAACAGTGCACGACATTAATGAGGCCATGAGGGGTCCGATCCCAAGTGTGTGGGACCCATGGGGGTCGGTCAGACCCGACCTCGGTCCGGGTTTTGGCACCGAGTCAAACTAAATGGCTTAATCGTGACTGTAAACTAATAATTATGTTAGCTTAATGTAATATAAAAGAAAAGGAGGGAGACGTGAGAGCTAGAAATAAGTTACCTTGATGAGTCCTTTGATTGGTCCTGCGTTCCGGGAAGGGACGTGAGGAAGAAGATGG
Proteins encoded:
- the LOC103992432 gene encoding probable glucomannan 4-beta-mannosyltransferase 11, translating into MEKVVSQLYQVLLLSWAALPELPLGELWRQFRAWVAVPLLRLAVFICLVMSIMVLVEKVSMGLITLYAKVFRRRPARIYKCDPLTEDEEMGSLAFPMVLVQIPMYNEKEVYQLSIGAACNMVWPSDRIIIQVLDDSTDPLIKELVKKECEMWSERGKNIRYERRQNRNGYKAGALKVGMRYSYVESCEYIAMFDADFQPAPDFLLRTVPFLVHNPKIALVQSRWKFVNASECLMTRMQEMSMNFHFKVEQESGSTARAFFGYNGTAGVWRIRAIHEAGGWQDRTTVEDMDLAVRAGLAGWKFVYLGDVKVNSELPSTFKAYRYQQHRWSCGPANLFRKMFLKVLMAEGVAMSMKFYVIYNFFVARRIVSHFVTFSFYCVVIPLSVFFPEVIIPKWGLMYVPTAITIINAVATPSSVHLVIFWVLFENVMSLHRCKAVLIGLLETGRVNEWIVTEKLGDTLKTKTNTCATKRFRFKIKERFNLLEIMVGIYLLVCACYDYVYRDDLYCIFIFPQSLAFMIMGFGYIGTIIPGDK